A region of Streptomyces sp. WMMC500 DNA encodes the following proteins:
- a CDS encoding DUF1343 domain-containing protein, giving the protein MPRPSAPSRRTLLTGTAAGAAAPLLAGAAPGGAAAAHARGGGRPGEVLTGADAAAAQGWSLLRDRRLGIVSNPTGVLRDTRHVVDSMHASGTLDIAGVFGPEHGFRGSAQAGEAEPETIDPRTGLTVYDAYGANAAKMAELFTKAGADTIVFDIQDVGARFYTYIWTMYHAMVAARDTGAAFVVLDRPNPIGRRADGAMMTPGFTSGVGLKPIVQQHGMTVGELARYFNGELLPDEGAGGRVELEVVRVRGWDPESYAQDNDLPWVPPSPNMPTADTALVYAGTCFFEGTNLSEGRGTTRPFEWIGAPYLDYHYSDRLNARDLPGVEFREAYFVPTFGKHEGETCAGVQVHVVDRRHYEPVTAAVAMLVEARRYAEFAWRQDSWDPQRPFWIDKLSGSPRMRTMIDEGRDVAEVVAAWREELADFARRRRRHLLYR; this is encoded by the coding sequence ATGCCGAGACCTTCCGCACCGTCCCGCCGTACGCTCCTGACGGGCACCGCCGCCGGCGCGGCCGCCCCCCTGCTCGCCGGCGCCGCACCCGGCGGGGCAGCCGCCGCGCACGCTCGCGGCGGCGGGCGGCCCGGCGAGGTGCTGACCGGCGCCGACGCCGCCGCCGCGCAGGGCTGGTCCCTGCTGCGCGACCGCCGGCTGGGCATCGTCAGCAACCCGACCGGCGTCCTGCGCGACACCCGCCACGTCGTCGACTCCATGCACGCCTCCGGCACCCTCGACATCGCCGGCGTGTTCGGCCCGGAACACGGATTCCGCGGCAGCGCGCAGGCCGGGGAGGCCGAGCCGGAGACCATCGACCCGCGCACGGGCCTGACGGTCTACGACGCGTACGGCGCGAACGCCGCGAAGATGGCCGAGCTGTTCACCAAGGCCGGTGCGGACACGATCGTCTTCGACATCCAGGACGTCGGCGCGCGCTTCTACACCTACATCTGGACCATGTACCACGCGATGGTCGCCGCCCGCGACACCGGCGCCGCCTTCGTCGTCCTCGACCGCCCCAACCCGATCGGCCGCCGTGCCGACGGCGCGATGATGACCCCGGGCTTCACCTCCGGCGTGGGCCTCAAGCCGATCGTCCAGCAGCACGGCATGACGGTCGGCGAGCTGGCCCGCTACTTCAACGGCGAACTGCTGCCGGACGAGGGCGCCGGCGGCCGGGTGGAGCTGGAGGTGGTACGGGTACGGGGCTGGGACCCGGAGTCGTACGCCCAGGACAACGACCTGCCCTGGGTGCCGCCGTCGCCGAACATGCCGACCGCCGACACGGCGCTGGTGTACGCGGGCACCTGCTTCTTCGAGGGCACCAACCTCTCCGAGGGCCGCGGCACCACGCGCCCGTTCGAGTGGATCGGCGCGCCGTACCTGGACTACCACTACAGCGACCGGCTCAACGCGCGCGACCTGCCGGGGGTGGAGTTCCGCGAGGCGTACTTCGTGCCGACGTTCGGCAAGCACGAGGGCGAGACGTGCGCCGGCGTGCAGGTGCACGTCGTCGACCGGCGGCACTACGAGCCGGTGACCGCGGCGGTGGCGATGCTCGTGGAGGCGAGGCGTTACGCGGAGTTCGCCTGGCGGCAGGACAGTTGGGATCCCCAGCGGCCGTTCTGGATCGACAAGCTGTCGGGCTCGCCGCGGATGCGCACGATGATCGACGAGGGCCGGGACGTGGCCGAGGTCGTGGCGGCCTGGCGGGAGGAACTGGCCGACTTCGCCCGGCGCCGCCGGCGCCACCTCCTCTACCGCTGA
- a CDS encoding trypsin-like serine protease: MRTILRLGGLTTAVAALLSMSGAAVAAGGSEPAPPPSTRIVGGQPASETYSFMASLQSASGGHTCGGSLVDPSWVVTAAHCGTPYQVRIGTTDRTAGGEVRRVVERRQLAADMTLLRLATPSTKTPVPIAASAPPGSATRLIGWGQTCPTRGCGAPPVGLRQLDTTVLGDSSCGGIQGAYELCVNGGGGRGACYGDSGGPAVVGGPGDWRLVGATSRGTAGTCAVSPAIYGDVTSVKSRIDAIIGGVR, translated from the coding sequence ATGCGCACCATATTGCGCCTCGGCGGCTTAACGACCGCCGTGGCGGCCCTGCTGTCGATGTCGGGTGCTGCCGTGGCCGCCGGCGGCTCCGAGCCCGCGCCCCCGCCGAGCACGCGGATCGTGGGCGGCCAGCCGGCCTCCGAGACGTACTCCTTCATGGCCTCCCTGCAGAGCGCGTCGGGCGGCCACACCTGCGGCGGCAGCCTGGTCGACCCGAGCTGGGTCGTCACCGCCGCGCACTGCGGCACCCCGTACCAGGTGCGGATCGGCACCACCGACCGCACCGCGGGCGGCGAGGTCCGCCGCGTCGTCGAACGCCGCCAGCTCGCCGCCGACATGACCCTGCTGCGGCTCGCCACCCCGTCGACGAAGACGCCCGTCCCCATCGCCGCCTCCGCGCCGCCCGGCTCGGCGACCCGGCTGATCGGCTGGGGCCAGACCTGCCCGACCCGCGGCTGCGGCGCCCCGCCCGTGGGGCTGCGGCAGCTCGACACCACGGTCCTGGGCGACTCCTCCTGCGGCGGCATCCAGGGCGCGTACGAGCTGTGCGTGAACGGCGGCGGCGGCCGGGGCGCGTGCTACGGCGACTCCGGCGGCCCGGCGGTCGTCGGCGGCCCGGGCGACTGGCGTCTCGTCGGTGCCACGAGCCGCGGCACGGCCGGGACCTGCGCCGTCTCGCCGGCGATCTACGGCGACGTGACGTCGGTGAAGTCCCGGATCGACGCCATCATCGGCGGCGTCCGCTGA
- a CDS encoding lactate utilization protein B: MPRGRPAAFPRAAAAATADATLRANLTHATHTIRGKRAAAVAELADWDRLRAAGAAIKDDTLRHLDRYLEQLEAAVTAAGGHVHWAVDAAEANAIVTRLVRETGADEVVKVKSMATQEIGLNEALAAAGIRAYETDLAELIVQLADDEPSHILVPAIHKNRGEIRDVFRDRMGDWGRPAPAGLGDRPAELAEAARLHLREKFLGARVAVSGANFMVAETGTLVVLESEGNGRMCLTLPQTLISVVGIEKVVPTWRDLEVFLQLLPRSSTAERMNPYTSTWTGPAEDDGPRDFHLVLLDNGRTDTLADRVGRQALRCIRCSACLNVCPVYERAGGHAYGSAYPGPIGAILTPQLRGTASALDASLPYASTLCGACYEVCPVAIDIPEVLVHLRTRVAEGGAYTVRGTKAVIKPAKGHAAERAAMRAARWTMAHPRAWGAVLRTTTGTRRLHPRRLPGPGKAWSASRELPTVPPESFRAWWRRTRGAGS, translated from the coding sequence ATGCCGCGCGGGCGCCCCGCGGCCTTCCCGCGGGCCGCCGCCGCGGCCACCGCCGACGCCACCCTGCGCGCCAACCTCACCCACGCCACGCACACCATCCGCGGCAAGCGCGCGGCGGCCGTCGCCGAACTCGCCGACTGGGACCGGCTGCGCGCGGCGGGCGCCGCCATCAAGGACGACACGCTGCGCCACCTGGACCGCTATCTGGAGCAGTTGGAGGCGGCGGTGACCGCCGCGGGCGGGCACGTGCACTGGGCCGTCGACGCCGCGGAGGCCAACGCGATCGTCACCCGGCTGGTGCGGGAGACCGGCGCCGACGAGGTGGTCAAGGTCAAGTCGATGGCCACGCAGGAGATCGGGCTGAACGAGGCGCTGGCGGCGGCCGGCATCCGCGCGTACGAGACGGACCTCGCCGAGCTGATCGTGCAGCTCGCCGACGACGAGCCGTCGCACATCCTGGTCCCCGCCATCCACAAGAACCGCGGCGAGATCCGCGACGTCTTCCGCGACCGCATGGGCGACTGGGGCCGCCCCGCGCCCGCCGGGCTCGGCGACCGGCCCGCGGAACTGGCCGAGGCGGCGCGGCTGCACCTGCGGGAGAAGTTCCTCGGCGCCCGGGTCGCCGTCTCCGGGGCGAACTTCATGGTCGCCGAGACGGGCACGCTGGTGGTGCTGGAGTCCGAGGGCAACGGCCGGATGTGCCTCACGCTGCCGCAGACGCTGATCTCCGTCGTCGGCATCGAGAAGGTGGTGCCGACCTGGCGCGATCTGGAGGTCTTCCTCCAACTGCTGCCGCGCTCCTCGACCGCCGAGCGGATGAACCCGTACACGAGCACCTGGACCGGCCCCGCCGAGGACGACGGGCCGCGCGACTTCCACCTCGTCCTGCTCGACAACGGGCGCACCGACACGCTGGCCGACCGGGTCGGACGCCAGGCGCTGCGGTGCATCAGGTGCTCGGCGTGCCTCAACGTCTGCCCGGTGTACGAGCGCGCCGGCGGGCACGCGTACGGCTCCGCCTACCCGGGCCCGATCGGGGCGATCCTCACCCCCCAACTGCGTGGCACCGCCAGCGCGCTGGACGCCTCGCTGCCGTACGCCTCGACGCTGTGCGGGGCGTGCTACGAGGTGTGTCCGGTCGCGATCGACATCCCCGAGGTGCTGGTGCACCTGCGCACGCGGGTCGCGGAGGGCGGCGCGTACACGGTGCGCGGGACGAAGGCAGTGATCAAGCCGGCGAAGGGGCACGCCGCGGAGCGGGCCGCGATGCGCGCGGCGCGCTGGACGATGGCCCACCCGCGCGCCTGGGGCGCGGTGCTGCGCACCACCACCGGCACCCGGCGGCTGCACCCGCGCCGGCTTCCGGGCCCGGGAAAAGCGTGGTCGGCGAGCCGGGAGCTGCCGACGGTGCCGCCGGAGTCGTTCCGCGCCTGGTGGCGGCGCACCCGGGGAGCGGGCTCGTGA
- a CDS encoding TetR/AcrR family transcriptional regulator translates to MAGTRVDGRVERGNQTRRLVLRRTMDIASVEGLEGLSLGRIAGELGLSKSGVFALFGSKEELQLATVRAAGAVFAKAVVVPVQDRPPGVGRLLALCAHWLRYSRERVFPGGCFFYGAAAEFASRSGPVHDAVAAAHRDWAAYVARTAEEARTAGELRPETDPAGLAFELIALLEHANLLSLLHGAPDAYDLAATAVVTRLRAAAADPDSVPDALPG, encoded by the coding sequence GTGGCCGGTACGCGGGTGGACGGGCGGGTCGAGCGGGGCAACCAGACGCGCCGGCTCGTGCTGCGCCGGACGATGGACATCGCCTCGGTGGAGGGCCTGGAAGGGCTGTCGCTGGGCCGGATCGCGGGTGAGCTGGGGCTGAGCAAGAGCGGGGTCTTCGCGCTCTTCGGCTCCAAGGAGGAGCTGCAGCTCGCGACGGTACGGGCCGCGGGGGCGGTGTTCGCCAAGGCCGTGGTGGTGCCCGTGCAGGACCGGCCGCCGGGGGTCGGCAGGCTGCTGGCGCTCTGCGCCCACTGGCTGCGCTACTCGCGCGAGCGCGTCTTCCCCGGCGGCTGCTTCTTCTACGGCGCGGCGGCGGAGTTCGCCTCCCGCAGCGGCCCCGTGCACGACGCGGTGGCGGCGGCGCACCGCGACTGGGCGGCGTACGTGGCGCGCACGGCCGAGGAGGCCCGGACCGCCGGCGAGCTGCGGCCGGAGACCGACCCGGCCGGGCTCGCCTTCGAGCTGATCGCGCTGCTGGAGCACGCCAACCTGCTGTCGCTGCTGCACGGCGCGCCGGACGCGTACGACCTCGCCGCCACCGCCGTCGTGACACGGCTGCGCGCGGCGGCCGCGGACCCGGACTCAGTCCCGGACGCGCTCCCCGGCTGA
- a CDS encoding DUF3376 domain-containing protein, with translation MAPATPHSEPSPVPPTTPPASSPSGDTQTRVALVMNGGVSLAVWMGGVTHELDLLCQASRGDRKRVPAGKDAGVLALWRELTDQARSEFLVDIVSGTSAGGLNGLILATALGRRAALPRLRDVWERSAALEQLRGNPSEPSLLSGHAFREKIEAEVRRIGESDAGVRPPQPVTLFVTATALDGLPRSYTDGFGNHFDVRDHRRLYRFACETRLRYARSGDGDGDREERCAEPGVTWRFMPHEVNDFNRHRTDHLVTAARATASFPVAFSPISERCLIDNREIPQLSRNDRASCVIDGGILNNAPFLPVLETITRRPLANKPVRRVLVFVVPTAGRLGREKAGAEQCEDTPWMRVGISAMSYRSEADLRSGTEEVWRRVAGDAKDTQLGLFERARLDPRLAGTLMDMAGRALPEYRRNRVRGVLAELRRELADARSVTTLARDPEPASGPIEAVLNGDPLWVPRDSERELSQPWADGWRWGLGTCERVLQSLQDNLRDLPRAHIELSHEQRRALARGATRVSAGLTKALAVNAAVREEVRRRVPAERADTLPDEEAAELIQQTFTLMRIPQQLGALVAEAAQDYTEALRAAGQGGWQDATGAVQVCLAVDVLTRAFASPQAMVEPLGPGFDFLRLGPDAMSPLFNEDRFADIGARKLYGLRFGHFGAFVHAPWRASDFTWGRLDAAHHLLRLFGLPPAERRSWEERLHDAILRAEAPEGEDHRDWMYRHLHQLREPTDNGLLRELKKDRKTSGSAWRSLRQLTRESLRLLPLRPRALLAVRALTKPMRNAAWRAYLRDPRTVRNRVKRAAYATITTLALVVLLLGGVLGWALERIT, from the coding sequence ATGGCGCCCGCAACGCCGCACAGCGAGCCGAGCCCCGTCCCGCCGACCACGCCGCCCGCGTCGAGCCCGTCGGGCGACACCCAGACACGCGTCGCCCTGGTGATGAACGGCGGGGTCAGCCTCGCCGTGTGGATGGGCGGCGTCACCCACGAGTTGGACCTGCTGTGCCAGGCGTCGCGAGGGGACCGCAAGCGCGTCCCGGCCGGCAAGGACGCCGGCGTCCTGGCGCTCTGGCGCGAGCTGACGGACCAGGCGAGGAGCGAGTTCCTCGTGGACATCGTCTCCGGCACCTCGGCGGGCGGCCTGAACGGCCTGATCCTGGCCACCGCACTGGGCCGCCGGGCGGCGCTGCCGCGCCTGCGCGACGTCTGGGAGCGGTCCGCCGCCCTGGAACAGCTCCGGGGAAACCCCTCGGAGCCGAGCCTGCTCAGTGGCCACGCCTTCCGCGAGAAGATCGAGGCCGAGGTGCGGCGGATCGGCGAGAGCGACGCGGGCGTGAGGCCGCCGCAGCCGGTCACGCTGTTCGTCACGGCCACCGCGCTGGACGGGCTTCCACGCTCCTACACGGACGGCTTCGGCAACCACTTCGACGTCCGCGACCACCGCCGCCTCTACCGCTTCGCCTGCGAGACGAGACTGCGCTACGCGAGGAGCGGCGACGGCGACGGCGACCGCGAGGAGCGATGCGCCGAGCCCGGCGTGACCTGGCGATTCATGCCCCACGAGGTGAACGACTTCAACCGGCACAGGACCGACCACCTGGTCACGGCCGCCCGGGCCACCGCAAGTTTCCCCGTCGCGTTCTCGCCCATCAGCGAGCGGTGCCTGATCGACAACCGGGAGATTCCCCAACTCTCCCGCAACGACCGGGCGAGCTGCGTCATCGACGGCGGCATCCTCAACAACGCCCCCTTCCTGCCGGTCCTTGAGACGATCACCCGGCGTCCGCTCGCGAACAAGCCCGTGCGGCGAGTGCTGGTGTTCGTCGTCCCGACGGCCGGGCGGCTCGGACGGGAGAAGGCCGGCGCCGAGCAATGCGAGGACACCCCGTGGATGAGGGTCGGGATCAGCGCCATGAGCTACCGAAGCGAGGCGGATCTGCGATCCGGCACGGAGGAAGTCTGGCGGCGCGTCGCGGGAGACGCGAAGGACACGCAGCTCGGGCTGTTCGAGCGCGCCCGCCTGGACCCGCGCCTGGCCGGCACCCTCATGGACATGGCCGGCAGGGCGCTGCCCGAGTACCGCCGCAACCGTGTCCGGGGCGTGCTGGCCGAACTCCGCAGGGAACTCGCCGACGCCCGGTCGGTCACCACGCTGGCGCGCGACCCGGAGCCGGCCTCCGGCCCCATCGAGGCCGTCCTGAACGGCGACCCCCTGTGGGTGCCGCGGGACTCGGAACGGGAGCTGTCCCAGCCCTGGGCCGATGGCTGGCGCTGGGGACTGGGCACCTGCGAACGCGTCCTGCAGAGCCTCCAGGACAACCTGCGGGATCTGCCCCGCGCCCACATCGAGCTGAGCCATGAGCAGCGCAGGGCGCTGGCCCGCGGCGCCACGCGGGTCAGCGCGGGGCTGACGAAGGCGCTGGCCGTCAACGCCGCCGTCCGCGAGGAGGTGCGGCGGCGCGTCCCGGCCGAGCGCGCCGACACCCTGCCCGACGAGGAGGCGGCCGAACTCATCCAGCAGACCTTCACCCTGATGCGGATCCCCCAGCAACTCGGTGCCCTCGTAGCCGAGGCGGCGCAGGACTACACCGAAGCACTCCGGGCGGCGGGGCAGGGCGGCTGGCAAGACGCGACGGGCGCCGTGCAGGTGTGCCTGGCCGTCGACGTCCTCACCCGCGCCTTCGCCTCGCCGCAGGCCATGGTCGAACCCCTCGGCCCGGGCTTCGACTTCCTGCGGCTCGGGCCCGACGCCATGAGCCCGCTGTTCAACGAGGACAGGTTCGCCGACATCGGCGCCCGCAAGCTGTACGGGCTGCGCTTCGGGCACTTCGGCGCCTTCGTCCACGCCCCCTGGCGTGCCTCGGACTTCACTTGGGGACGCCTGGACGCCGCCCACCACCTGCTGCGCCTGTTCGGCCTGCCCCCCGCCGAGCGCCGGTCGTGGGAGGAACGCCTCCACGACGCGATCCTGCGCGCCGAGGCACCGGAGGGCGAGGACCACCGTGACTGGATGTACCGCCACCTGCACCAGTTGCGGGAGCCGACGGACAACGGACTGCTGCGGGAGCTCAAGAAGGACCGGAAGACCTCCGGCAGCGCCTGGAGGTCCCTTCGCCAGCTCACCAGGGAGTCGCTCCGCCTGCTCCCCCTGCGCCCCCGGGCCCTCCTGGCCGTCCGCGCCCTCACCAAGCCCATGCGGAACGCCGCGTGGCGCGCGTACCTGAGAGACCCGCGCACCGTGCGGAACCGCGTGAAACGGGCGGCGTACGCGACGATCACCACGCTGGCCCTGGTGGTGCTGCTGCTCGGCGGCGTGCTGGGCTGGGCCTTGGAGCGGATCACCTGA
- a CDS encoding (Fe-S)-binding protein → MRVALFVTCVNDTLYPHTGRAVVTLLERLGVTVDFPLAQSCCGQVQFNTGYRQETRPLARRYADVFADYEYVVTPSGSCAAMVRDNYPRLDEPAAAAVAPRTYELTEFLTDVLEVTDVGAYYPHTVTYHPTCHGLRVLGLGDRPRQLLEHVKGLTLRELAGADECCGFGGTFSLKNPAVSAAMGADKARHVEDSGADAVCAADNSCLMHIGGTLARRGSPVRPVHIAEILASTEGDVR, encoded by the coding sequence ATGCGCGTTGCGCTCTTCGTGACGTGTGTCAACGACACGCTCTATCCGCACACCGGGCGCGCCGTCGTGACCCTGCTGGAGCGGCTGGGGGTGACGGTCGACTTCCCGCTCGCGCAGTCCTGCTGCGGACAGGTGCAGTTCAACACCGGATACCGGCAGGAGACCCGGCCGCTCGCGCGCCGCTACGCGGACGTCTTCGCCGACTACGAGTACGTCGTGACGCCGTCCGGCTCGTGCGCGGCGATGGTCCGCGACAACTATCCGCGGCTCGACGAGCCCGCCGCGGCGGCCGTCGCGCCGCGCACGTACGAGCTGACGGAGTTCCTCACCGACGTCCTCGAAGTGACCGACGTCGGCGCGTACTACCCGCACACGGTCACCTATCATCCGACCTGTCACGGGCTGCGCGTGCTGGGCCTCGGTGACCGGCCGCGGCAACTGCTGGAGCACGTGAAGGGGCTGACGCTGCGCGAGCTGGCGGGCGCGGACGAGTGCTGCGGGTTCGGCGGCACGTTCTCGCTGAAGAACCCGGCGGTCTCGGCCGCGATGGGCGCCGACAAGGCCCGGCACGTGGAGGACTCGGGCGCGGATGCCGTGTGCGCGGCGGACAACTCCTGTCTGATGCACATCGGCGGCACGCTGGCCCGCCGCGGCTCGCCGGTCCGGCCGGTGCACATCGCGGAGATCCTGGCGAGCACGGAGGGGGACGTCCGGTGA
- a CDS encoding alpha/beta hydrolase, producing MKPVVTALTGKVLNATAAVLPGLAGRGALVLYRYPRADRSVEDAERRLLDGAFTGSLTVAGKNVVTYCWGDGERPVLLVHGWRSRAAHFAPYVTALRAAGYTPVSFDAPAHGASAGRRTTVLEYREIIARLYEEHGRFEAVVAHSLGGSAAFLALRGAAAADRLVVVSGVADFDHVVDVFCAGLGLGPRVKAALRRRIEIDMFPGEHDLWRRFDVTYRPAEVTLPILLIHDEKDRMVAAAQADKTAAAYGDQVRQHRTSGLGHRRILADPEVVRTALEFVSAGERVRD from the coding sequence ATGAAACCTGTCGTCACCGCGCTCACAGGCAAGGTCCTCAACGCCACCGCCGCCGTCCTCCCCGGCCTCGCCGGCCGCGGCGCCCTCGTCCTCTACCGCTATCCGCGCGCCGACCGCTCCGTCGAGGACGCCGAACGCCGGCTGCTCGACGGCGCGTTCACCGGCAGCCTCACCGTGGCCGGCAAGAACGTCGTCACGTACTGCTGGGGCGACGGCGAACGGCCCGTGCTGCTCGTGCACGGCTGGCGCTCCCGGGCGGCGCACTTCGCGCCGTACGTCACCGCCCTGCGTGCCGCCGGCTACACGCCCGTCTCCTTCGACGCCCCCGCCCACGGCGCCTCCGCGGGGCGGCGCACGACCGTGCTGGAGTACCGCGAGATCATCGCGCGGCTGTACGAGGAGCACGGCAGGTTCGAGGCCGTCGTCGCGCACTCCCTCGGCGGCTCCGCCGCCTTCCTCGCGCTGCGCGGCGCCGCGGCGGCGGACCGGCTGGTCGTCGTCTCCGGCGTCGCCGACTTCGACCACGTCGTCGACGTCTTCTGCGCCGGCCTCGGGCTCGGCCCGCGGGTGAAGGCCGCGCTGCGGCGGCGCATCGAGATCGACATGTTCCCCGGCGAGCACGACCTGTGGCGGCGCTTCGACGTCACCTACCGGCCGGCCGAGGTCACCCTGCCGATCCTCCTGATCCACGACGAGAAGGACCGCATGGTCGCGGCCGCGCAGGCCGACAAGACCGCCGCCGCCTACGGCGATCAGGTCCGGCAGCACCGCACCAGCGGCCTCGGCCACCGGCGGATCCTGGCGGACCCGGAGGTGGTGCGCACGGCGCTGGAGTTCGTCTCAGCCGGGGAGCGCGTCCGGGACTGA
- a CDS encoding APH(3') family aminoglycoside O-phosphotransferase, giving the protein MTTALRARYAAYDWRPVTDGMSGAGVWRLSGPGELFVKTAAEEEHAGPGAGLRHEAACAGWLRAQGLPAPEVVDAGAADGTAWLVTEARPGRSLAEPWPEHLRGAAVEALARFARRLHGLPVDGCPFVRDLAVTVPLAGAAVAAGLVDEGDFDAERRGRSAAGLLAELERTRPAAEDLVVCHGDLCAPNVLVDPGTLEVSGVIDLGRLGVADRHLDLALAFRSLADENLNPQHGPAAAELFLRAYRAAGADEVRVDPARMEFYTLLDEFF; this is encoded by the coding sequence GTGACGACCGCGCTGCGGGCGAGGTACGCCGCGTACGACTGGCGGCCGGTGACCGACGGCATGTCGGGCGCCGGGGTGTGGCGGCTCAGCGGGCCCGGCGAGCTGTTCGTGAAGACCGCGGCGGAGGAGGAGCACGCCGGGCCCGGGGCAGGTCTGCGGCACGAGGCGGCGTGCGCCGGATGGCTGCGGGCACAGGGACTGCCCGCGCCCGAGGTGGTCGACGCCGGGGCGGCGGACGGGACGGCGTGGCTGGTGACCGAGGCGCGGCCGGGGCGGTCGCTCGCCGAACCGTGGCCGGAGCACCTGCGGGGCGCAGCCGTCGAGGCGCTGGCACGGTTCGCCCGCCGACTGCATGGACTACCGGTCGACGGCTGCCCGTTCGTCCGGGACCTGGCGGTGACGGTGCCTCTCGCGGGCGCGGCGGTCGCCGCCGGGCTCGTGGACGAGGGGGACTTCGACGCCGAGCGGCGCGGCCGGAGCGCCGCCGGCCTCCTCGCCGAGCTGGAGCGCACCCGCCCCGCAGCCGAGGACCTCGTCGTCTGCCACGGCGACCTGTGCGCGCCGAACGTGCTGGTCGACCCCGGGACGCTGGAGGTCTCCGGCGTCATCGACCTGGGCCGCCTCGGCGTCGCCGACCGGCACCTGGACCTCGCCCTGGCCTTCCGCAGCCTCGCGGACGAGAACCTGAACCCGCAGCACGGCCCGGCGGCGGCCGAGCTGTTCCTGCGCGCGTACCGCGCGGCGGGTGCGGACGAGGTCCGCGTCGACCCGGCGCGGATGGAGTTCTACACCCTGCTGGACGAGTTCTTCTGA
- a CDS encoding VOC family protein: MPARFKDLALDARDHQALADWWCAALGYARRQDPGEPRPAEWPVPIHDPAGRGPLIWVNPVPEEKTVKNRIHLDVWGAPEELLALGATMVRRRDDEIGWHVMADPEGNEFCVFEKER, encoded by the coding sequence ATGCCCGCACGCTTCAAGGATCTCGCGCTGGACGCCCGGGACCACCAGGCGCTCGCCGACTGGTGGTGCGCCGCCCTGGGCTACGCCCGCCGGCAGGACCCCGGCGAGCCGCGGCCGGCCGAGTGGCCGGTGCCCATCCACGACCCGGCCGGGCGCGGCCCGCTGATCTGGGTCAATCCCGTCCCGGAGGAGAAGACGGTCAAGAACCGGATACACCTCGACGTCTGGGGTGCCCCGGAGGAGCTGCTGGCGCTGGGCGCGACGATGGTCCGCCGGCGGGACGACGAGATCGGCTGGCACGTCATGGCCGACCCCGAGGGCAACGAGTTCTGCGTCTTCGAGAAGGAGCGGTGA
- a CDS encoding lactate utilization protein C, whose product MSSRETILARVRAATRDAAGTPGPPVPRDYLRVHGDRSPAESADLLAENLADYRALVHRTDAAGLPELLARLFAERGTRTLLVPDGLPPAWTAAVDADRVPDRAAATARELDAVDSVLTGCALAVAETGTLVLDAGPGQGRRRITLIPDHHVCVVRVPEQVVDSLPQAMERLDPARPLTWISGPSATSDIELDRVEGVHGPRTLEVVLVTD is encoded by the coding sequence GTGAGCAGCAGGGAGACGATCCTCGCGCGGGTACGGGCCGCCACCCGCGACGCCGCGGGCACACCCGGGCCGCCGGTGCCGCGCGACTACCTGCGCGTGCACGGCGACCGCTCCCCCGCCGAGTCCGCGGACCTGCTCGCGGAGAACCTCGCCGACTACCGCGCCCTCGTGCACCGTACGGACGCGGCCGGCCTGCCGGAGCTGCTGGCGCGGCTGTTCGCCGAGCGGGGCACGCGGACCCTGCTCGTACCGGACGGGCTGCCGCCGGCCTGGACCGCCGCGGTCGACGCCGACCGCGTGCCCGACCGGGCCGCCGCAACCGCCCGGGAGCTGGACGCCGTCGACAGCGTGCTGACGGGCTGCGCGCTGGCCGTCGCGGAGACGGGCACACTCGTGCTGGACGCCGGGCCCGGCCAGGGCAGGCGGCGGATCACGCTGATCCCCGACCACCACGTGTGCGTGGTGCGGGTGCCGGAGCAGGTGGTGGACTCGCTGCCGCAGGCGATGGAGCGGCTGGACCCGGCCCGGCCGCTGACGTGGATCTCCGGGCCGTCGGCGACCAGCGACATCGAGCTGGACCGGGTGGAGGGGGTGCACGGGCCGCGGACGCTGGAGGTCGTGCTCGTCACAGACTGA